The DNA region TGCGCTCATGGCCGCCTTTCCGTTGTATTCCTTCTGGAAAATTGGTCTGGATGTTAAATTAAACATTGCCGCGACAATCTTCTGGATGGCGGCGGTGCTGCCGACCCTTTATCCCCGTTCCAGGAAAATAGCCGACAAGCTGGCGGCGCTGCTGGTGATCATTCCCTATGTCTATCATGTTGTTTATTTTCATGACATCATTGAGCGGGCCATGATTCCCGAAGCATGGGATCTGGTGCTGAGCTTCGGACTTACGCTGCTGCTGCTCGGCCAGGTGTACCGCTACATCGGGGCTATCCTGCCGTGCCTGGTACTCACCTTTCTTCTCTACAACCTTCACGGGGATCTGATGGGGGGCATCTTTTCCCACGCCGTTTTCGGCTTCGACCTGCTGCTCGCCAAGCTCTACAGCGAGACGGAGGCCGGACTTTTCGGGATGATTACCGGCGTATCGGCGAAATATCTCGTTTATTTCACGATCATGGGCGGAATTATCGGGGTTTTGAACCTGGGAAAAATAATCGGCAATATCGCCTCGCTCGCCTCCCGCGGCCGGGCGGACGGCCCCGGAATCGTCACGGCGATCGCCTCGGTTTTCATGGGCATGTTCAGCGGCTCGGGCGCCGCCGACACCCAGTTCGTTTCGACGATCAGCAAACCGATGTACGAAAAAAGCGGATATGACAAGTACACGGCCGCCGGAATCGCCGCCACTTCCGGCACAATCGCGATGATCACCCCGCCGGTGCTGGGATCGCTCGCCTTTGTCATGGTGGAGATCCTCTCCATTCCCTACCTGTGGGTATGCATCATGGCGATCGGCCCCATGTTGCTCTATCTGATCGCGATTCTCGCCTACAACTATTTTTACGTCAAGAAGATGGGACTCAAACCGATCGTCCATGACGAAAACTACGGCTGGGGATATTTCCGGCGTTATTCGTATATCTTTCTGCCCCTTTTAATCATCGTGGGCTTTATCTACTGGGGATATTCAATCAGTCTCGCCGTCGTTCTGGCGATTTTTCTCTTCGTAGTTCTGGTTTATATGGACCGGACGATTCGTCCCAAAAGCCCGAAGGTGCTGTTAGACGGACTGGCAAAAGGATTTTCTTCATTGATTCCGATTGGTTCGGCGGTTGTCTGCGCAAACCTGATTTTGACCTTGATGGTAATGACCGGCCTCTCCAACAAATTTGCCCAGCTCCTGTCGATGATTTCCGGAACAAGCATCCTTGTCGCCTCGATTTTTACGGCCGTCTTCACGCTGATTCTCGGAATGGGAATCCCGCCTACGGCCTCTTATGTGGTGGCATCGTCCCTGACAGCGCCGGCCATTCTGAGTATAGCAATGGCAAATGGCATTCCGCAGCAGGCCGCGCTGCTTTCTGCGCATATGTTTCTTATGTACTACGCCATCCTCGCCGACGTTACGCCGCCTGTGGCGCTTTCCGCATATGCTTCGGCCTCGGTTTTCCTGACCGATCCACTTAAAACCGGTATTTACGCCGCAAAGGTCGCGCTTCCCAAATACCTGCTGGGTTTTTCCTTCATCCTGACCTATCAGGGCACATCCCTGTTGATTATCCCCATGTGGACCACCACCAGCGCAACAATGGCGATATCGGGCTTTCTCATCCGTCTGGCAGAAGTGTCAGTCGGGGCAATCGCGATGGCCGCCGCAACGGCCGGATACGCCCGCCGTCCGCTACGCAAATGGGAATCCTGGGTCCTGGGAATATTTTCGGTGGGGCTGTTCATCCCCAATTACTGGTTCGATCTGGCGGCCCTGCCGGTCTTGATCTGGTTTTTTCTCATCAGTAAAACCAAAGCGCCGCTTAATTCCGATATATCCGGCGGCGAGGCGTAAGAAATGGCGTTTTTTAGAAAGCAAATCATTAACTATGGAGGTATGAAAATGAAGAAGATCATCGGTATTATGTTGGCTGTTTTTCTGTTATCGGCGGGAACCGCGTTCGCCGAGGAAAAGCCCAAAATCATCATCACCACAGGCGGCATGGGCGGGGTTTATTTCTACTACGGGACAACCGTTGCCGAAATCCTGACTAAACACGCCGGGGTTGACGCGACCGCCATTCAGACAGCCGCCTCGGTTGATAACCTCCTTCTTATTCAGCGCCGCACCGACCCTTCCAAAAACACCTACTACATGGGCCTGATTCTTCCCGATTCCGCATATCTTGCCTATACCGGCAAGCATAAGCGTTTCGCGGATCAACCGGCAAAAGAAACCCGCATCCTGTGGACAATGTATCCCAATTATCTTCATCTGATCACTGCCTCTGGGTCAGGGATAAAAACCGTTGCCGATCTAAAAGGGAAACGGGTCTCCACCGCGGCACCCGGATCCGGCACCGAAGTTGAGGCATTTCTGGTACTGGAAACAGCCGGGATAAAAGCTTCAGACTTCGCCAAACAAGAGCGTCTGGGGGCCGCAGAGTCGGCGGAAGCGCTTTCCCAGGGGACGATTGACGCCTATTTCTGGTCCGGCGGCCTGCCGACGGGTTCGGTTGTCGAACTGTCCACAACCCTGGCGCGCAAGGGTAAAAAGATCGAATTCGTTGACATGGATCCCAAGAGCGAACTGGTCAAAGAGCTGCTCAAGCGGTTTGCCGGGGTAATGGAATCGGGCGCCATTCCCAAGAAGGTTTACAATACGGACAAAGACGTCAATACGCTGGTTTTCTGGAATCTGTTCATGGGGCCGGAAAGCCTGCCGGAAAAATACTCCTACGCGATCACGAAGGCGCTGTTTGAAAATGTCGGCCAGTTGCAAACTGCGGTCAAGGCAGCGAAGGACACAAATCTCGGCAATGCGACAAAGTCGTATGGCGGAGTCATCCCCTATGATCCGGGCGCATTGAAATATTACAAGGAAAAGGGCGCTATAAAATAACGCCTCGCTGATTTCTTGCCGGAAGCGGCGTCTGGACATTTCTCCCGGACTGCCGCTTTCGGCATGTTTTTCCCTGCGCCTCTTCAGCAACGACTCAGCGCTTTAAAAGGGCGCGGGTTGCTTAATTGCTTAAGCATAAACATGCGTTAAAAGATTGTTACCGGCGGTTTTATGCGCAGAATTGGTTGGGCGAAGATTGCAGGGGCGCTGCTGCTTTTCGTCCTGATTTTTTTGAGCGCATTTATCCGCCCCGTCAAGGTCACAACCGAACGGGGCAGCTCCACACTCCTGCTCTGGGCCTGGCAAAATGGGCGGATAGACTTCATCAACTCCGTAACCGGCCACCCGGTTGCAATGCGCTTCGCGCTGCCCTGGCGTTTCTCCGGATTCTCCGCCCAGACCGACGCCGGAACCGAGGAATACTACACAATGGGACTCTATCGCTGGAACGATCAGTTGGCAAAGGAGAGCACCCGCAATATCAACTACTGCTCCGAAGTCGGGGTTGCTATCACCTTCGGCAAACAAATCATCCGCACCAAGGGCGGCTGCATCCGCGCCACCCTCCTCTGGCCTCCCTCGTAATGAAGGCCTATCCTTCTTTTTGACTTCCACCCATTTTCCCATCATTGGCGGCGACAGGATTTGAGGGGTTGATGGAAGCGAGTTCTGAATTCATCCGCTTGGTTAATTGGTGGAAGGCGACCCGCATTGGTTCGGATATCGATGCGCTGCGCGGAATCTTCAGCGACATTGGATTGATCGGCCGGTCGTCGATCCTCATTTCGTAATGCAGGTGGGGACCTGTGGCAAGCCCGGTCGCGCCGACATATCCGATAACCTTGCCTTGGCTTACCTGCGCACCGCTCTTTACGCCCTTGCCGATCTTCGATAAATGCCCGTAATAGGTGTCGTAGCCGTTTCGATGTCTGATGATTACCAGTTTTCCGTATTGTCCCTTGCACCCGGCAAAGAAGACCTTTCCGTCACCGGCAGCGGAAACGGGTGTTCCCTTTGCCGCCGCATAATCGATGCCTTGATGGGGACGACGGATTTTCAAAATCGGATGATACCGTCCCCCGGAAAAACCTGAGCTGATGCGCCTGAAACTAAGCGGCGACTTCAAGAAGCTCTTTTGGAGGGATTTTCCGTCTTCGTCATAATAATGTATTTTACCATTCTGTTCAAAGGCATAAGCCCGATAGACGGTGCCGGTGCTTGTGAACTCGGAAGCAAGAATCGCCCCAAATTTTTTGAATTGGCCATCACGGTAGAGTCCTTCAACAACGATTTTGAATGAATCGTTCTTTCTTAGATCGGTCGTAAAATCGATGTCCCAAGCAAAGATGTCGGAGAGTTGAAGGGCCAAAAGAAGATTTTCATCCCCCTCGCCCAGGGAAGCGATCAGATTGTCCTTAATCGTTCCCCCGAGATGAAGGATTCTCTTTTCATAAAGGACGGGGACTTTTTCGGCGCGGTATCCCTCGTTCGTGCGGTTGATGTTCAGAAATGAGTCGTCATCGATCCCGTAAGCGAAGGAATGAATCTGCGAACCCTCGCCGAGGACAATCTTGTAGGGGCGGCCCGGATATAGTTCCCGCAATCGGTGGATGTTCGCAGAGGCCTCGCGTATTTTGTACAACTCACTGATATCGAGTTTGTATGTTTTGAAGATGTCAAAGAGCGTTTCGCCCTTTTTGATCTTGCCGCTGATTTCGCGGAACTCCTGATTTTGGGGTTGCGGCGCCTCCTCGGTGTTGGTGAAGAAACTCATAGAGCCGACAAGGGCAATAAGAGCAGCAACCACGATCGCGGTCTTTAAAGAAGCCATTTTCATCAAATTGTTCCCTTTTGATTCAAGCCTGAAGCTATGTTACATTTCAATCATTGGCGTGGCATCTATCACAGGCGCCCTTTTCTTGTCAATAAAACTTGATCGAGAACCGAAGGCATGCAGAACAAGCAGGACATAATATCCAACATTATTGATAACATAAGAGCAGAAGTCATGCCCCAGGTCGGCGACGTTATTCAGACGGCCAACCGCAACCCGGTCAAGAATGTGGATGATTTTGTGAAGACCATTGAGAAAGCCAAAGGCGGCGGACTTCAGGAATGATTCTCCCCGAGTGCGTGGCGGCAGCATGAAATCCTTACCTTCATGCTTTTAAAAGCGTCCAGATGCCGATGACGATGAAACCAGTTCCAGCAAGATAACTCAGATATTTTTCGTTGACATACTGATTTATAAAACCACCGGCCAGCACCCCGATTCCGGAGGCAACGACAAGGGCCAGCGAAGCCCCAATGAAAACTGTCAACTTACTTACATCCTTGTCCGCGGCAAAAAGCAGTGTTGCCAATTGAGTTTTGTCGCCAAGTTCGGCGATGAAAACGGAAGAAAACACGGTGAGCAGTACCTTGATGTCCATAAATCCTCTCGTTTCTATTCTTGATAGGGTGCAATAACGAATAGCATCCAGCGCCGCGGCACGCCATGAGCTCCATCGGAGATAGCCTATGAATTAACTACCCCGCCGCAAGCAGCGGGGTATCTTTTCGGGATAATTTTCCTTTTTCGCCGCAAGCGGCGGGTAATTTACCCTGAGAGATTAAACGTTTTCCCGCACAAATCCAAAATAGCCAAACAAAAGCCCGAGCAGGAGCGCCACGTACGGATAAAGCTGCAGGGCTCTCTCTGTCGTGCTGAGGGATTCGGACAACCGCTTGATGAATCCGGGAAAAACGATGAGGAAAACGCCTTTAACAAGGGCTATCCAGCCAATAATCGTGATCAGGACAGTCCAGTCTGGTTTCCAAAAATTGTGATAATGCACGACCAGGAACCCGACTATAACCGCCATAAACCCTGTCAGATAGGTTAGTCCCGCGTTTTTGTAAATGTCCTCCGCGAGCCTCCGATAATAATCTCTGCTTAAAAACCCGCCCAGCGCAGCCGACAGATATATTACCGCGGTGATTTTTGCGATAAATACGGATAGTTCCATATCACCCTCCTGCTTCATCCTTTCTCGTTGTATTCCGTGAAGACCTCTTGCAATTGCCGAAATGACGACGGCTTGTATTTTTCAAAATTTTCTTCGTCCACATAAACGAAGTCGCACTTCACATCTGTCTGCACCCGGTTAACATCTTTCCACCATTGCGCGAGCCGCGCCATCTTCAGCGGCACGTCCGTTTCTTCCTGCCCTTTGGTTTCGACAATGACAATCCGCTTGTCCGACAGTTTGACCATAAAATCCGGGTAGTAGTTGGAGATATCGCCTTTTGCGTTCACATAGTCAAGCTTGAAATGAACGGCCCTGTAGTTCTTCGCGAAAGAGACCACATCACTGCAATCTTCCAGGAAGGCGGCAAGCTGAAACTTATTTCCTCTTTATTGTCAAGAATCGCAGTAAAACCTTTTTCATCCTCAAATATCAGATATTGATTACTATTTACCTTAAGCTCTTCGTTAAACTGAGCGGCGGCGAAGGCATCAAGCTTTTGCGTATCCACAAACTTATCCCATGTCACAAAATCGATTCCCTCGTTCTTGACGGCAAAAAAGAAATCGGCGCCATAGCCTTCCCGATCAAAAACCATGACAGGCATCTCATCAATATCATTGCTCCATTTATTCTTTAGTGACCATATTGGTCCGACCAGAAACCATGAATTGTTGTAAGGGCGGTTCGCGAACCTCCCCTACATTCCTCTTGAATCGTTGTTCCTTTCATGCTACCGGGGGCGGCATGAAGGCATCTATAATAAAATTTCTGCACACATTAAACCCCGCGTTGGGGCGTCTGAAGACCTTATTGAATTCCACCGATAACCATATTAATTATTTGCCCACATTATTCCGTCTGCTCATCGCATTTGCCATAATCTTCGCCGTCGCAATTTTTGATCCGAAAACGATCTCCAATCCGGCCGCCTCGCCGGAGGACAAGGCCAACGAGGATCTGAGCCGGTACGAATATCCCAGCATCAAGGAAATAGGCTGGCAGGGACACTTTGTCCGGCCGCAGGACAGTTTGGAGAGGCTCTTCGGCAAAGACTGGCTCGCCATTGCCCGCTTCAACCGGATAGACCGCCGCCACGTTTACCCCGGCATGACGATAAAAGTCCCTGAAAACATAGATAAGATTAAAGATTACACCCCGATGCCCGCCCAATATGAAAAGGCAAAAACGCACGCAAAATACATCCTGCTGAACATAACGGAGCAATGGATCGGGGCCTACGAATATGGCCGCCTCGTTTTTTCGATGCCGGCGGCAACCGGAATGGAGGGGCACCTTACCCCGGTCGGAATGTTCAGCATTAATGCGTACCATCGGAAGCACACCTCGTCGCTTTACAAAACCGCCACAGGAACACAGCAGTACCCGATGGACTACGCTCTGCTTTTTCATATCGATAAAGAAAACATTTTATATTGGCTTCACGCCCGCGATTTGCCCGGCCGGCCGGCCTCTCACGGCTGCGTCGGCCTCTCCGACGAAGATATGCAGTTGCGCACCTACGGCGTCCCCGAGAAGCCGCTGATTAATGACGCAAAAAAGCTTTACGCCTGGACGATCGGCGAGGAACTTTTCGCCCTTGACAACGGAAGAACCCAACCACTTGCCAACAAGGTGCCTCTGGAAATTTTCGGCGACCTGCCGAAAAGACTTCCCAATTCCCGTTCATATGAAAATTAAATGTAACTGCTCAGGTGTATAGTCCGTAGGCGTTTAGGCGGGTTGGGGTCATTGATTCGTTCTTTGCGCAGTCCTGACAGACTACAGTCTAAACAACCTGAGTAGTTACAATAGCATTGTAATTTTCACTTTTCGCAGACCGCTGACAGCTAAAAATCATTGGCATTACAGAATGAAATATTATAAAGATACCGATCTTTTAAAGGAGGCAGACAATAAAATATGGATAATGACCAACAATTCAAAGGCTCGTCAAAATACGTACTTGACGACGAACTTGCCAAGATCGTCAATGTTTCAATGGCGCTGGAAATGCCGCTCTTGCTGAAGGGCGAACCGGGTACCGGAAAAACGATGCTCGCCCACGCGATCGCCGAAAACCTCGGCATGCCGCTGATCGTCCTGAACGTCAAATCAAGCATGAAGCTCCTCGACGCGCTTTACCTGTACGACACGCTGACCCGCTTAAACGACAGCCGCTTCGGCGATTCCAAGCGGGATGTCAGCGATATCGGGGAGTATATCCGAATGGGCAAGATCGGCCAGGCCTTCGTCGCCGAAAACAGGACGGTGCTCCTGATCGACGAAATCGACAAGGCCGACACGGACTTCCAGGACGATATGCTCGACGTCCTCGACCAGATGCAGTTTGACATCATGGAGATAGACAAAACCATCACCGCCCGGAACCGCCCGGTAATCATCATCACCTCCAACGCCAAAAAGGATCTCTCCGATCCCTTCCTCGGGCGCTGCAATTTCCATCATATCGCCTTCCCCGATCCAGATATGATGCGGATGATTCTCAACGTTCATTTCCCTGCTCTCTCCGAAGGGCTGGCAAGGGCGGCGCTTACGACCTTCTACCGCCTCCGGGAACTGCGGGGAATCGAGAAGAAACCGGCCACGCGGGAACTGATAAACTGGGTGCGCGCCCTCAAGCTGGACCCTGATTTCAATATCGACAACCTCGAAAGGGGCAAGGATCTCCCGTATCTCGGCATTCTCTTCAAAAAGAGTATGGATTTGAACATTGCCCTCCAGCAGACGGGGAAAACGAAAAAGTAAAAATAAATATCGACAAATAAGGAAATTGCAGAACATTTTGTCATTCCCGAAAGCTTCGCTTGCCCACCCAGAGTTTACCCCCGCGGGGGCGGGAATGACAGAATCGAGAGTTTTGCAATTACCTCCATAGATAATAATTTACAGGGGAAATTAATTGTTTATCAATTTCTTTTATATGCTTAAGGAAAAGGGGGCGCCGGTCTCCCCCACCTCCTTTTTGCGCCTGCACAAGGCGCTTTCCCTCGGCCTGATCGACACCATTGACGATTTCTACACCGCGGCCCGTTCCATTCTCATCAAAAGCGAACGCTATTTCGACATCTACGACCAGGTATTCTCCAACTATTTCAAGGGAGTGGCTATGCCGGAAGGAGAAGACGCCGAAATTAACGAGGTCATGAAGGCGCTTCTTGAAGAATGGCTCAAAAACCCCAGGGAACTCGCCGATATGCTCGGCATCGATGAAAAGGAGCTAAAGCGTTTTACGCCGGAGGAACTGCTCAAGTACTTCATGGACCGCCTGAAGGAGCAGACGGAGGCCCATCACGGCGGCCGCAAATGGATAGGCACGGGCGGGTTCTCACCCGTGGGGCACTCCGGATATCACCCGGGCGGAATGCGCGTAGGCGGGGTTTCCCGGAACAAATCCGCGATAAAAGTGGCGATGGAGCGGCGCTATAAGGATTATAATCAGGAAGGCCCGATAACCGAGCTGCAGATGAATGAGGCCCTCAAGAAGCTCCGGATGATGCTTCCCCACGGACCGCGCGACGTCGTCAACGTTGATAAAACCATCTACGAAACAATGAGAAACGGCGGTGAGATAACCCTTGTCTTCGACCGCCGTCTGACCGACCGGCTGAAAATCGTGCTGATGATCGACAACGGCGGGTGGTCGATGGACCCCTATATCGAGATCATCCAGACATTATTCACCTATGCCCGCTCCCAGTTCAAGGAGCTGAAGATCTACTTTTTTCACAACACCATCTACAGCCATGTCTGGTCAGACCCCCAGCGCCACCTCCGGCCGGAGTCGATCGAGGAGCTCGCGCGGCTCGATCCGGAGACCAGGCTGATTATCGTCGGCGACGCGGCGATGGCCCCCTCGGAGCTTTCCTGGGCAAACGGCGCCCTCTATATCGACCAGCATGAAAACCGCAGCAGCGAGGAGCGGCTGAATCTGCTCGCCCGCACCTTTCGCCACTCCGTCTGGCTGAACCCCCAGGAGGAATCGAGCTGGAGCTATACCTGGACGATCGGTAAAATCGCCAACATCTTCCCCATGTTCGAGCTTACCTTGGACGGCTTGGACAAGGCGGTGCAACTCTTGATGAAACGCAACTAAAAATATTATGGAAAACAAGGAATATCTGGATATTAAGGCCATCGCCATTCTGCTCGCCCTGACGCTGCTGTGGGGTTTGAATTACCCTGTCATCAAATATACAAACCAGGGAATATCGCCAGTTTTTTCCTCGGCCATCAGGTCAGTCATCGCCTCGATCTTTGGGGTTCTCTACTGCATTCGGAAAAAAGAAACGCTGTTCCACACCGACATCAGACTTTTTCATGGGTTCATGGTGGGGCTGCTGTTCGGACTCGAATTTGCGTGCGTTTATTTTGGGATGCTCTACACCGATGCGGTCCGTTCGGTGCTCTTCGTTTATCTGAGCCCCTTCGTGGTAGCCGCCGGCGCCCATTTCCTGCTCAAGGGGGATCGTCTCACCTTTTTAAAAACCGCCGGGCTGCTGCTGGCCTTTGCCGGCGTTTTCGCCGTTTTCTGGGGAAAACCGAAAACCGCCGGCCCTTCAATGCTTTTCGGAGACATTTTAGAGATCACCGCCGGTTTTTTTTGGGGGGCAACCACCTTGTACATCAAGAAATTCATGGCCCAAAAGGTCGAGCCTATCAACACCTTCCTGTATCAGCTCGTCTTCTCAATCCCTATTCTCTTCATAGTGAGCCTCATTCTGGAGCCCAGATGGATTTACAAAATCGACTTTTTCATCATCCTGGCCCTCTTTTTTCAGTCGTTTATCGTCGCCTTCATCTCCTACCTGATCTGGTTCAAACTCATCCACCAGTATTCGGTAAGCAGGCTTTCCGCCTTTACATTTTTCACCCCTCTTTTCGGGGTGCTCTTCGGGGTAATCTTCCTCAATGAAGAATTGACCCCTTCTTTGATGGTTGGCCTGCCGCTGGTTTCGCTGGGAATCTTTATCGTCAACTGGAGACGGCGAACGATTTAATCGGGAGATTTTTGACAAAAAAACCGCCCGGGCGATTGCAATAATCAGACCGGGCGGCAGTTTAAACTGGCAGCCGGCGATCAATGATGATCTCCGACTGCCGAAAACACTACCTTGCCAAAGCCGCTTCCTGGCGCTTTGCAGAAGCGGCCAAAGCTGCTAAGATGTTTTGCCGTTCATTGCCAGAATCGGCTTCACTACGCCGCGGAAAGCCTTCGCCGCTTCAGTTTCGCCAAAATGAGAAACAAACGGTTCCCCGTTGTCCGAGGTCTCGACGATGCGCGGATCAAGCGGGATGGTTCCCAAAAACGGCACACCCATTTCGTGAGCCATCTTTTCTCCGCCCCCGGTCTTGAAGACGTTGATAAGCTTGTTGCAGTGCGGACAGATGAGCCCGCTCATATTTTCGACGACTCCGGTCACCGGAACCTTTACCTGCCTGCAGAAACTTATGCATTTTCTGACGTCGTTCAGGGATAGATTCTGCGGGGTCGTAACAATGACGGCGCCGTCAATGCCCGGGATAAGCTGCGCGACCGACAGAGGCTCATCGCCTGTCCCCGGCGGGAAATCCACTATCAGGTAATCCAGGTTTCCCCATTCCACGTCAGTCAAAAGCTGTTTGATGACGCCCATCTTCATCGGCCCCCGCCAGATTACCGCATCATCCTTGTTCGGGATAAGGAAGCCTATAGACATGACCGACAGGTTCTCGCCGTACGGAACCGGCAGCATCTTTTCCCCCTTCACCTCCGGAACAACGCCCTCAAGCTTCAACAGGGTCGGGATGCTCGGCCCGTGAAAATCGGTATCCAGCAGGCCCACCTTCTGCCCTTCCATTGCCAGCGCCACCGCGATGTTGGCGGCGACCGTGCTCTTGCCGACCCCGCCCTTCCCGGAAAGCACCATTATCTTATGCTTTATCTTATTCAAGCTGGTATTGAGCTCCATTGATTCTGTAAGCGACTTGAGACTGTCCGCTCCCTGGCTGTTTTCTTCACTCATTTATTTTGTCCTTTCATAATTTTTTGTTTTCCCTTTTGCCTTATTCCTGTGAGGCAATATAGATATCGTGACACTGAAAAGCAAGCCTGAAAAATAAAAAAACGGCTTTTTTGCGCTTTCCGTCATCACATCCATCCCTCTTCTCAGATAGCGCTTTGCCTAAGGGCCTGTCCGCAAATAACCTGGGCAAGATTGCGCTCAGATTTGGGCTGGATTTGGTTGCGGCGATTGAACAAAACCGCAAACGTAGCAGCGCTACGTTGAGGATTTTGTGATTGAGCCACAGCCAAAGATGGCCCAAAGATGAGATGCAAGATGTTCAGGTTATTTGTGGACAGGACCTTAGCTTGAAGACAAACCGCAACCATTCGGGGAAGCGCGGCTCTTTGATCTCCGGATAGATCCCCGCGTATGGTTTTATGTCTATTATCGGGCTGCCGTCAACCGCTTCGAGCCCCTTCACCCTCAAAACATTGCCGTCACGCTCCAGCAGTTCTGCCGTTGACACCAGAACAGGGTTGGGACGGGCGGGGCTGCGGGTGGCAAATATCCCGGTTTCGGGAAATTCCTTCAACCCCATCGGGTGAACGTGGACAAGTGTCCGCTTTTTCTCTGCCAGGAGATGGGGCCAGTAAAGAACCACAATATGGGAAAATTCCTCTATGCCGTCCAGCAATCCTTCCAGCCCAGGATCGATCGCCAGCTCGGAGACAAGGGCCTCGATTTGCCGCATCTGCTTGCGTATTTCTTCCCCCTGCTCCTGCAGCTTGGCCGTATCGTCCACGCCCCTTTTCAGCGGCGCCTTCAAGGCACTGCGAACAACCCCGACCGGCCGCACAATCAACTCTTTCCGCCAGTTTTCTCCATTCATTGTTTCCATCCTAACCTCGCTTTTATTAAACCCATTGCAATGAATCACCTATGAAAATCAAGCCCTTATCCCATCCCAGTCCGGATGGACCAAGGGGCGTCTGCGCATAACTGCAAAGATAAATTGCCGGCGCTTATTCCTCCTTAATATCCAGGCGGGCAATAAGCAAAAGGCTCGCCAGCACGGCGCAGCCGACAATAATAAAGGCCAGTCCAAACTTGCCCGCATCGCCGAATATTCCCAGAAAAACAGGGACCAGCCCGGCGCCGACCAGATTGGCAATGAATACCGTAATAGCGACAGCCAGACTGCGGGCGGTTACGGGGACTATCCGCGAGAGCGCGGCAAATCCTGCCGGAAAGAAGCCCCCCGCAAGCACCGGCTGCAGAAAAACCATTAGGGCAACCCATCTTCCCGGAATGATGCCCAGGAGGATCACCACCAGTCCGTTAAAGAAAATTACCAGGGCCATCGTCGGCTTGGCGCCGAAACGATCGACTATCCAGC from Syntrophales bacterium includes:
- a CDS encoding Mrp/NBP35 family ATP-binding protein gives rise to the protein MSEENSQGADSLKSLTESMELNTSLNKIKHKIMVLSGKGGVGKSTVAANIAVALAMEGQKVGLLDTDFHGPSIPTLLKLEGVVPEVKGEKMLPVPYGENLSVMSIGFLIPNKDDAVIWRGPMKMGVIKQLLTDVEWGNLDYLIVDFPPGTGDEPLSVAQLIPGIDGAVIVTTPQNLSLNDVRKCISFCRQVKVPVTGVVENMSGLICPHCNKLINVFKTGGGEKMAHEMGVPFLGTIPLDPRIVETSDNGEPFVSHFGETEAAKAFRGVVKPILAMNGKTS
- the tsaA gene encoding tRNA (N6-threonylcarbamoyladenosine(37)-N6)-methyltransferase TrmO; protein product: METMNGENWRKELIVRPVGVVRSALKAPLKRGVDDTAKLQEQGEEIRKQMRQIEALVSELAIDPGLEGLLDGIEEFSHIVVLYWPHLLAEKKRTLVHVHPMGLKEFPETGIFATRSPARPNPVLVSTAELLERDGNVLRVKGLEAVDGSPIIDIKPYAGIYPEIKEPRFPEWLRFVFKLRSCPQIT